The Desulfovibrio sp. JC010 sequence ATGTGTCGGCCCGGTTGATGATGTGCGCGAAGAACTAAAGAATTGTTCGATCTACGTACTGCCGTCATACCGTGAAGGAACACCGCGCTCGGTGCTGGAAGCCATGGCTTCCGGACGGCCTATTGTCACCACTGATACCACCGGATGCCGGGAGACTGTGCGTGAAGGGCAGAACGGATTCATGGTTCCGGTAAAGGACATTGCTGCATTGGAGCAGGCTATGGAAAAATTCATTCTTCAGCCAGAATCCCTGCAGTACATGGGTGATGCTTCGCTGGAATATGCGGCTGAAAAATTTGATGTTAACAAGGTCAATGCGACCATTATGCAAGCCATGGGGCTGTAAAATATGACTGTTAAAAGATGCTTTGACCTTGTTGTTTCCATCACTGCGCTGATCATTTTCTTTCCCGTACTGCTGGGCGTAGCCATCGCCATCCACAAAAAAATGGGCGGCGGTATCTTTTTCATCCAACGCAGGCCCGGTCTGCACGGCAAGCCCTTCAACATCATCAAGTTCAAAACCATGTCCGACGCCAAAGATGAGCACGGCAAGCTGCTCCCGGATTCGCAGCGGTTGAGCAGGTTCGGTAAAATACTGCGCTCCACTTCACTTGATGAGCTGCCGGAACTGGTCAATGTTATCTTCGGAGACATGTCTCTGGTCGGCCCGCGCCCCCTGCTCATGCAATACCTTGAACGCTACAGCCCGGAACAGTCCAGACGCCATGACGTCCTGCCCGGCATCACCGGATGGGCACAAATCAACGGACGCAATGCAATTTCATGGGAAGACAAATTCAAGCTTGATGTCTGGTATGTGGATAACCACAACCTGTGGCTGGATATAAAAATCCTCTACCTGACCGTGGCCCGAGTTTTCAAACGTGAAGGCATCTCCCAGCCCGGGCAAGCCACCGCTCAGGAATTCATGGGTAACGGGGATAAATAAGATGAAAAAAATCATCATCATGGGTGCCGGAGGACACGGACAGGTCGTAGCTGATGCCCTGCTACAAATGGAAAAGGCTACCCCTGTTGCCTTTGTGGATGAAAGCAGAGAACTGCACGGTAAGGAATTAATGGGCATTCCTGTTCCCGGCGGCAATGCGGAGATCAATAAAATTGAACATGACGGCATTGTCATCGCCCTTGGCAACAATGAATTACGCAGACGGATTTTCAGTGAACTGAAACAGGCCGGGGAAAATTTGTTCACAGTCATCCACCCAAGGGCAATCATTGCGCCGGATGTTACAATCGGCGACGGCTGTATGATTCTGGCCGGAGCGGTCATCAATACTCAGGCCGAGATCAAAGACAATACCATCATCAACACCAACTCCACCATTGAACATCACAATGTTATCGGACCGCACGCACACATTGCCCCGGGAGCGACTCTGGGTGGCGAGGTCACAGTGGAAGAAGAGGCCATGGTCGGCATCGGAGCTACAGTTCTGCCACGGACGGTTATAGGCTCACAAGCTGTGCTTGGAGGCGGCTCTACGGCGATCAAAGACCTGCCTGACGGCTCAACAGCAGCAGGAGTGCCTGCCCGCATCAAATAGCACTTCCTTTGCAGGACAATATAAAGACAATCATTACAACTACTTTAGTAGGGATTGCGTCGTAACTGTACTAAAGGTTGAAAATATAATATCAGACCCGTTGTTGCTTATAATTATCAGCCGTAAAGGATTTTTTTCAAGTGTCCGCAAATAAGAATAAACGCATATACCTTTCCCCTCCGCACATGGGAGGCAAAGAGCAGGAATATGTCCGCCAGGCTTTTGAAAGCAATTTCATTGCCCCGCTTGGTCCCATGGTCAACGGTTTTGAACAGGATTTTTCAGAGTTGACCGGGTTCGGACATTGTGCGGCACTTTCCAGCGGGACCGCTGCCTTGCATCTTGCCCTGCGCATTGTGGGAGTTGAGCCGGGGGATGTGGTTATCGCCTCTTCCCTGACCTTTATCGGCAGCGTGAGCGCGGTAACCTTTATGGGTGCTGAGCCTGTATTCATTGATGCGGATTACAAATCATGGAACATGGACCCGGAGCTGCTGACTGAAGCTGTGGACCATTATATTTCAAAAGGACGCAAGCCAAAAGCGGTCATTCCCACCGACCTTTACGGGCAGTGCGCGGATTATGACCGCCTCCTTGAAATTCTTGAGCCGCACGGTATCCCGCTGATTGTGGATGCCGCCGAATCCGTAGGTGCCACCTACAAGGGCAGACATGCGGGCAAAGGCGCGCTCATGGCCGCTTACTCCTTTAACGGCAACAAGATCATCACCACTTCCGGAGGCGGCCTTCTGGCTTCGGATGATGAGGAAATGATCAGCCGGGCGCGCTGGCTTTCCCAGCAGGCCAAAGAACCGGAACCCTATTACGAACACAAGGAAATCGGCTACAACTACCGCATGTCCAATCTGGTAGCAGCTGTGGGGCGCGGACAGGTGGAAGTAATTCCTGACCGGGTGAAGCGTAAAAGGGAAATTTTTGATTACTATGAGCAGGAGCTTGGCGGCTGTCCCGGCATATCCTTCATGCCTGAAGCGGATTACGGTCAGTGCAACCGCTGGCTTTCTGTAATGCTGATTGATAAAAAAGAGTTCGGTGCCGGACCGGAAGAAATCCGCCTTGCATTGGAAGCTGAAAACATCGAGTCCCGCCCGGTCTGGAAACCCATGCATAAACAGCCGGTATTTAATGACAGCACAGTTTTCGGTGGCAAAGTCAGCGAAGACTTGTTTAAACGCGGCCTCTGCCTGCCTTCCGGCACAGCCATGACAGCAGAAGATATGAAAAGACTTGTAGACTTGATAAAAGGGTGCGGAAAATAAGATATGATCCACAACCTGCGTAATGCGAATTTTTATCTCATGGTCCTTTTGGACCTGCTTATATTTGTAGGTGCTTTTTACGGGGCCTACCTCTTCCGCTTTGATTTCAACGTGCCCGAATTTGCGCAACTTCAATGCCTTGAGTTGCTCAAATACACTGTGGTCATAAAATTTTCAGTGTTTCTGGGACTCGGACTTTACCGGGGCATGTGGCGTTACACCAGCCTGCGGGACCTCTGGCACATTCTGGAAGCAACTTTTCTGCAAACCCTGATTCTGGTCACTGTGGTGCTCTATAAATTCGGTTTCGACGGATTTTCTCGTGGCGTATTTATCATCGACTGGATGCTGACTGTCTTCATGTGCGGCGGCATGCGAGTCATGATCCGCTCTTTTTTCGCCTTCAAAGACGGTAACGCGATCCAGTTCTCCCCTGACACCTGCCCCATTGACGGTGAAAACGTCCTGATCATCGGAGCTGGGCGAGCCGGGGAAAAGGTTGTCCGCGAAATCAGATCCAGCGGACAGCTCAAATATTTACCCATCGGTTTTCTGGACAACGATAAGTCCAAAAGAGGCCGGACCATCCATGGAGTACCTGTTCTCGGTCCTTTGAGCGACCTGCAGGAGCTGGTGAAAAACAAATGCGTCAATGAAATCCTCATTGCTGTGGCCGAGGCTTCCGGCGAACAGATGCGCGAAATAATCGACGCCTGCAAAGAAACCGGACTGCCTTATAAAATCCTGCCCGGCATGGATGAAATCATCAACGGCAAGGTCGGCATCAAGGCCCTGCGTGATGTCAGTTATCAGGATTTGCTGGGCCGCGCTCCGGTGCAGCTGGATACCACCGCCATCAGCGAGTATCTTTCCGGCAAAACCGTACTGGTCACCGGATGCGGCGGGTCCATCGGTTCCGAGCTGGTCCGTCAGGTGGTGCGCTTCAATCCTGCGAAACTTATCCTCGTGGATTCCAGTGAAGCCAACCTCTACGGCATCCAGATGGAACTGCACCACGAACTTAAATTTCATGATTATGTGACCGTGCTCGGCTCCGTTCAGGATGAACAACTCATGGACGAGACTTTCGGCACATACAAGCCTCATACCGTATTTCATGCTGCCGCCTACAAGCATGTTCCCATGATGGAGCGCAACCCGTGGCAGGCAGTGCACAACAACATCTGCGGCACCAAAAACGTCATGACCGCAGCAGACAAACACGGCGTGGCCCGATTCGTCACTGTCTCCACTGACAAGGCTGTGCGCCCCACCAACATCATGGGCGCGTCAAAACGCGTAACCGAACTGCTCATGCGGCTGTTCCATGATTCCAAGACCACTTTCATGGCCGTGCGTTTTGGTAACGTAGTGGGTTCTTCCGGATCGGTAGTGCCGCTGTTCCGCAGGCAAATTGAAAAAGGCGGCCCGGTTACCGTCACCCATAAAGACGTAACCCGCTACTTCATGTCCATATCCGAAGCGGCCCAGCTCATTCTGCAGGCCGGGGTAATGGCTGACGGCGGTGAAATTTTCATTCTCGAAATGGGTGAACCCGTCAAAATCGCCGACATGGCCCGTGACCTGATCCGCCTTTCCGGCAAGGAACCGGACAAAGACATTGAAATCATCTTCACAGGTCTGCGCGAGGGTGAAAAACTCTATGAAGAGCTGATCACCGAAGGCGAAGGCATTGTCCGCACCGAACATGACAAGATTATGGTTCTCAAAAGTATTGAAAATGATCTTGAAGCCTACTGCGCCAAATTTAAAAGCCAGCTGGTCGAAATGAAGAAAGAAGCTGACGCATTCCACGCAGATGGAGTACGCGTAGTTCTGCATGACGTGGTGCCTGAGTTTGATGAGGAAGGGTAGCACCAGCTCTCATTTGAGTTAGTTGTTTGCCCGTTAAACGTTGACAGTTCGTTCAGAACAACTTAACAAACTCACATCATGCTGAAAGAACTATTTACATCCAAAACTAGAATCAAGCTGCTGTTAAAACTTTTTCTGAACCCTGACGTATCTTCATATCTCAGGGAATTAGCTGCTGAATTTGATGTTTCACCCAATGCCATGAAGGAAGAACTGGATGGCTTGAGTGAAGCCGGCTATCTCAATAAGAAAAAAGAAGGCCGCTACATATACTATAACGCGAACTCCACCCATCCCTTTTTTCCTGAAATCAGCTCAATTGTGCGCAAATATATCGGCATAGACCGTGTTTTGGAATATATCCTGTCAACCATCGGTGATGTGGATTCAGTCTACGTGCTTGATGACTATGCCAAGGGCATTGATTCCGGCATTATCGATGTACTCATCATAGGCGATGAGACCGATTCCGAACGAATTGTGGAACTTTGCAACAAAGCCGAAGAAGCCATCCAGCGCAAAATCAGAATCATGGTCCTGAACAGGACCGAATTCGAGAAAACCAGTGACATTTATTTAAGACGACCCAATTGGAAGGTCATCTAAAAACATATAACTATGCATTTAGTGGAGAATTAATCCATGAATATTCCTTTTATTGACTTGAAAAAACAGTTTTCGCGGGTTGAAAAACAGGTCCGTGAAAATATGGACACAGTACTGGATCACGGTGCCTACATCATGGGTCCGGAAATACCGGCCATTGAAGAACAACTGGCCGAATACTGCGGCACCAAACATGCACTGGGTTGTGCCTCCGGAACTGACGCCCTGACCCTCGCACTCATGTCTCTGGACGTAAAACCCGGCGATGCGGTTTTCACCACCCCGTTCACCTTTTTTGCCACTGCCGAAACTATTGCTTTGGCTGGCGCAACTCCCGTATTTGTTGATATTGATCCGGTGACTTTCAATATTGACCCTGAAAAACTGGACAAGACCATCGAAGCCCTCAAAGGCACAGACAACGGTTGCGTGCTCCCCAAAGTGGACGGACTGACCGCAAAGGGAATCATTTCGGTTGATATTTTCGGCCTGCCCGCTGACTACGAAGCAATCAAAGCCGTGGCAGATAAGCATGGCCTCTTCCTCATTGAAGATGCTGCCCAAAGCTTCGGCGGAGAATACAAAGGCAAACGCGCCTGCTCTCTGGGCGACATCACCTGCACCTCCTTTTTCCCAGCCAAGCCGCTGGGCTGCTACGGCGACGGCGGTATGTGCTTCACCGACGACGACCATCTCATCGAACGTCTGCGCTCCCACCGCGTCCACGGCATGGGACCGGACAGATATGACAACGTCCGCCTCGGTATCACCGGCCGTCTGGATTCCCTGCAGGCAGCAGTCCTGCTGGCTAAATTTGAAATCTTCCCCGAGGAAGTGGACCTTCGCGACAAGGTTGCAGCAACCTACGCCGAGCTTCTCGCGGATATCGAAGGTGTCACCGCTCCCTCTGTTCCCGAAGGATACCGTTCTGTATGGGCACAGTACTGCCCGCTGGCAACCGATACCGCACATCGTGAGCGCATCCAGAAGGCACTGGGAGAAAAGAACATTCCCTCTCCCATCTACTACCCTATTCCCATGCATCTGCAGACTGCATTTAAGGACCTCGGCTACCAGATGGGCGACTGCCCGGTAAGTGAAGATGCTGCCAGCCGCATTTTTGCTATTCCCATGCATCCCTACCTTGAAAGGGAGCAGCAGGAATTTATTGCTGATATTATCAGGAATGCATAACTAAATGGACAAAACCCTACTTGTCATCATAACAGATCGCCTTTCCCATATCATTGGGAAAGGCGAACTGATTGACCGCTACTACAATCCCGGCGGGGTCTTCAGTGATGTCCATATTCTGATGACTAATGATGACAGGCCGGACAAAGCCGCACTGCAGAGAACTGTCGGCGATGCAAAACTGACCCTGCATAATCTTCCGTCCGGAAAAGGGTTGCTCATGAAAACCCTCTGGCGTCCTTTTTTGCTGCGCAGCTGGGCAGAGCAGGCAATCGGGCTTGCCCGGAAAATCAAGCCGGACCTGATCCGCTGCTATGGGAATTTCCTGAACGGATATGCCGGGGCGAGAATAAAGGAAGAATTTGGAACTCCCCTTTTTATTTCTCTGCACACCCAGCCCGATCAGACCAGAGCCAATCCTGACGTGGATTTCAAAACCAAAGTCTTTTACGCCCTTTCAAAAGCTGTTGAGAAATACAGTCTGCAGAGAGCGGACAAAGTCAGCGGTGTTTACGGTTCAATCATGGATTACGCCCGCAACAAAGGAGCTGCAGCTCCTTTTGTAGCCTACAATGTGATTAACCCGGACAACATTATGCCCAAAAAAGATTACGGGTGTTCCGGACCTCTCAAAATTTTATACGTAGGCAGGGTTATTCCGGCCAAGAATCCGGAGAATATCATCCGCGGACTGCAGGGAATTAATGCCGAGCTCACTGTTGTGGGCAGCGGTTCAAAAGAACAGGAACTGGCGGAACTTGTCAGCGAACTGAAACTCGACTCCAAGGTCCGTTTCGTCCCGGCCATGGCTAACGATGAACTTTGCCGGACCATGCACCAGTACGATATTTTTGCCGGACATTCACAGTACAGCGAGTTTCCCAAGACAGTGCTGGAGGCTTCTTTATGCGGATTGCCCATTCTGTTCAATTCGCGTAGGGGAACGCCTGTCCCTGAATTTGAAAATAATATTGCAAAGATGGTTGAGGATTCCCCGGCCGGATACCGTTCAGGGATTGAATTCTTTTTAAGCGAGGCGAGACGCGAAGAATTCGGCACAAATGCTGCGCGCTATGCGAACGCGCACTGGGACCCCGCACAGGCGGAAAAAATCTTTGCAGATATTCACAGGGAATTGACTGGCAAATGAAAAAATCAATCCTCTTCATAACATACGATTTTCCACCGATTCTTTCACCGGAATCCATTCAGGTCCAGCGACGCGCATGTGCACTAGCCCGTAATGGGCACCGGGTACATGTCCTGACCTGCTGCGATAACCCTGATTTTGAATTTCTTGACCGGAAACTCAGCCGCGACCATGAGAATCTG is a genomic window containing:
- a CDS encoding sugar transferase; this encodes MTVKRCFDLVVSITALIIFFPVLLGVAIAIHKKMGGGIFFIQRRPGLHGKPFNIIKFKTMSDAKDEHGKLLPDSQRLSRFGKILRSTSLDELPELVNVIFGDMSLVGPRPLLMQYLERYSPEQSRRHDVLPGITGWAQINGRNAISWEDKFKLDVWYVDNHNLWLDIKILYLTVARVFKREGISQPGQATAQEFMGNGDK
- a CDS encoding acetyltransferase, translated to MKKIIIMGAGGHGQVVADALLQMEKATPVAFVDESRELHGKELMGIPVPGGNAEINKIEHDGIVIALGNNELRRRIFSELKQAGENLFTVIHPRAIIAPDVTIGDGCMILAGAVINTQAEIKDNTIINTNSTIEHHNVIGPHAHIAPGATLGGEVTVEEEAMVGIGATVLPRTVIGSQAVLGGGSTAIKDLPDGSTAAGVPARIK
- a CDS encoding aminotransferase class I/II-fold pyridoxal phosphate-dependent enzyme, which translates into the protein MSANKNKRIYLSPPHMGGKEQEYVRQAFESNFIAPLGPMVNGFEQDFSELTGFGHCAALSSGTAALHLALRIVGVEPGDVVIASSLTFIGSVSAVTFMGAEPVFIDADYKSWNMDPELLTEAVDHYISKGRKPKAVIPTDLYGQCADYDRLLEILEPHGIPLIVDAAESVGATYKGRHAGKGALMAAYSFNGNKIITTSGGGLLASDDEEMISRARWLSQQAKEPEPYYEHKEIGYNYRMSNLVAAVGRGQVEVIPDRVKRKREIFDYYEQELGGCPGISFMPEADYGQCNRWLSVMLIDKKEFGAGPEEIRLALEAENIESRPVWKPMHKQPVFNDSTVFGGKVSEDLFKRGLCLPSGTAMTAEDMKRLVDLIKGCGK
- a CDS encoding nucleoside-diphosphate sugar epimerase/dehydratase encodes the protein MIHNLRNANFYLMVLLDLLIFVGAFYGAYLFRFDFNVPEFAQLQCLELLKYTVVIKFSVFLGLGLYRGMWRYTSLRDLWHILEATFLQTLILVTVVLYKFGFDGFSRGVFIIDWMLTVFMCGGMRVMIRSFFAFKDGNAIQFSPDTCPIDGENVLIIGAGRAGEKVVREIRSSGQLKYLPIGFLDNDKSKRGRTIHGVPVLGPLSDLQELVKNKCVNEILIAVAEASGEQMREIIDACKETGLPYKILPGMDEIINGKVGIKALRDVSYQDLLGRAPVQLDTTAISEYLSGKTVLVTGCGGSIGSELVRQVVRFNPAKLILVDSSEANLYGIQMELHHELKFHDYVTVLGSVQDEQLMDETFGTYKPHTVFHAAAYKHVPMMERNPWQAVHNNICGTKNVMTAADKHGVARFVTVSTDKAVRPTNIMGASKRVTELLMRLFHDSKTTFMAVRFGNVVGSSGSVVPLFRRQIEKGGPVTVTHKDVTRYFMSISEAAQLILQAGVMADGGEIFILEMGEPVKIADMARDLIRLSGKEPDKDIEIIFTGLREGEKLYEELITEGEGIVRTEHDKIMVLKSIENDLEAYCAKFKSQLVEMKKEADAFHADGVRVVLHDVVPEFDEEG
- a CDS encoding winged helix-turn-helix domain-containing protein — its product is MLKELFTSKTRIKLLLKLFLNPDVSSYLRELAAEFDVSPNAMKEELDGLSEAGYLNKKKEGRYIYYNANSTHPFFPEISSIVRKYIGIDRVLEYILSTIGDVDSVYVLDDYAKGIDSGIIDVLIIGDETDSERIVELCNKAEEAIQRKIRIMVLNRTEFEKTSDIYLRRPNWKVI
- a CDS encoding DegT/DnrJ/EryC1/StrS aminotransferase family protein, whose amino-acid sequence is MNIPFIDLKKQFSRVEKQVRENMDTVLDHGAYIMGPEIPAIEEQLAEYCGTKHALGCASGTDALTLALMSLDVKPGDAVFTTPFTFFATAETIALAGATPVFVDIDPVTFNIDPEKLDKTIEALKGTDNGCVLPKVDGLTAKGIISVDIFGLPADYEAIKAVADKHGLFLIEDAAQSFGGEYKGKRACSLGDITCTSFFPAKPLGCYGDGGMCFTDDDHLIERLRSHRVHGMGPDRYDNVRLGITGRLDSLQAAVLLAKFEIFPEEVDLRDKVAATYAELLADIEGVTAPSVPEGYRSVWAQYCPLATDTAHRERIQKALGEKNIPSPIYYPIPMHLQTAFKDLGYQMGDCPVSEDAASRIFAIPMHPYLEREQQEFIADIIRNA
- a CDS encoding glycosyltransferase, which codes for MDKTLLVIITDRLSHIIGKGELIDRYYNPGGVFSDVHILMTNDDRPDKAALQRTVGDAKLTLHNLPSGKGLLMKTLWRPFLLRSWAEQAIGLARKIKPDLIRCYGNFLNGYAGARIKEEFGTPLFISLHTQPDQTRANPDVDFKTKVFYALSKAVEKYSLQRADKVSGVYGSIMDYARNKGAAAPFVAYNVINPDNIMPKKDYGCSGPLKILYVGRVIPAKNPENIIRGLQGINAELTVVGSGSKEQELAELVSELKLDSKVRFVPAMANDELCRTMHQYDIFAGHSQYSEFPKTVLEASLCGLPILFNSRRGTPVPEFENNIAKMVEDSPAGYRSGIEFFLSEARREEFGTNAARYANAHWDPAQAEKIFADIHRELTGK